In the genome of Candidatus Electrothrix rattekaaiensis, the window TGATCAGCGGGCACTTATCTTCAGTGCGGACGGCTATCCCTCCTATATTGCGGAACGGGCCGAGATACTGCTGAAAGCATCTTCCGACCTGCCGATATATCTGCTTCACGATGCCACAGAGAGAGGCGGGGCAATGAAGCGAAAAATCAACTATCCGAAACACAAGGTCATTGACCTTGGCATCTTCCCGGAACAGATAAAAAATTTACCGGCACTGAAACCGCTACGTTTAAAAAGCCAGGAACATCAGGCAGCACTTGACATTCTGCCCTATGCTGCCCTGTCTGCCATAGGTGGTGCCGCCATTGCTGCTGGGATCCCCTTTGATGAGGTGCTTGCAAGCTGGCGGCAGGAAGGAAACAGCGTGGGCGATTCCTCTGTCTCAAGCTACGGCTGAACCGTTCTGCATTTTATTCTGCGCCTACCATTCTTCGTTCCCGACCATCCTCCGCCACAGCTCAAAAGTGATCAGCATCCACAGCTTGAGACCGTGCCGTGGCTGGCCGTGTTCCGTGTCATAATTGAGCAGTTCCTCAACTCGATCCGGGTTAAAAATACCGGCCCGTTTGACCTCCCGCCTGCTCAGAATTTTGCGGGCATATCGGCGCAGATCCTTACGGAACCAAAAATGCACCGGAACCCGCATGCCGCTCTTGGGCCGAGTGATGATTGTCTCCGGCAACATATCCTTATACGCTAGCTTCATGATCACCTTTTCAACCCCCTGCCGAAGTTTGAGAGTCGAGGGCATACGAAAACTTAGCTCTATCAGTCGTTCATCAAACAGGGGGGAAAGCGGCGTCAGGCTGTGGGCCCCGGTCATCCGTTCAACCTTGGGCAGGATAAGGTGCGCACCTTTAAGCCGGATATTGATGGCACAAAGTTTGTCGAGAAAATTTTCCGGCTGACGGGCTTGAAAAAAGGGGGTGAGCAGACCTTCAAGCGCATCATGTGAGCTGTACTGATTACGCCATTCCGGGGTAAGCAAATCCTCCAGATCATCATAGGCCCGGCAATAGGAGGCAAGATAGGCCTGTTCGCGAAACAGCGGCCCGCGTTCAATACCGCCGTACCAATGCTGAATCAACATGGGAATATTTTTCGGACCGCCAAAAACTGGATCACCGCCCTCCCCGTTAAACACATAATCCACTTCCTTGGCCGCAATGGCGGACAGCATGTAATTGGGCATGGTCACCGGATCACCGATAGGCTCATCCAGATGATAAATGATGTCGCTGAGCTGGGGCAGGAAGTCCTTGGGCTGGATCAGGATTTCCCGATGATCGCTGCCAATGCGTTCCGCAACAGCCTGAGAAAATTCCAGTTCGTTGGGGTACTGTTCGCCGAAGTGGACAGACCAGCTGGGCAGAGGTCGATCAATCTGCCGCATAACCTCACTTCCGACCACGCTGGAGTCAAGCCCGCCAGAGAGAAACAGCCCCGCTGTGCCGGATTTCGGAAGACGATCTGCCACCGCCCGTTGATGGAGGGTATGAAATTCCCTGATCCACTCCCGCTCATCCTTTTCTTCTTTTTCCTGTTCCTCAAAGGCGAAAAAACAGCGGGGAGATTCCGCCCGGCCATGGGCGAAGGTGACAGTGTGACCTGGAAGCAGTTCCCACAAGTTCTCCAGCATGGTTTCCGATCCGGGCACAAAACTGAAGGAGAGGTACTGGGCCACGGCAGCCGGGCGGAGCCTGCGGGGAAAATCGGGCCAAGCCAGTATGCCTTTTGGTTCAACGGCGAAAATAAAACGTCCGTTATGCAAGGCATAATAGACAGTGCGGGCCCCGGCACCATCCCGTGCAAGATGAATGTGCTCTCCATCCAGTACGGCGAGCACATAGGTTCCTCGGAGATCTTTGACAAACGCTCTTCCTTGACAACGGTAGCTCTGGAGCAATTCCGTCATCGTGGTTTTGTTTTTATCGCCAAAGAGTCGCCCGGCAAGGGCAATGATCAGCCCGTTATCTTCAATGATCCCACCATGACCGGTTCGGGAAGGAAGCCACGCCGCAGTCGCACGCGAAGAAGTATGGATATGGGCTGAAGATACACCCCGATGACTAAGTGCAGCCGCCATTGCCCGACTATTTTTGCCGTTTTCGTCGCTCTGGCCGGAAAACCCGAAAATTGCGCCCATGAATTACTTTTCCAAATAACGGAGCATAGCCGCAGCCTCTGGAACCAGTGGAGAATCAGGATGCGAAGTCATCGCTGCCAGCCTTTTTTGGGCATTGCCGACATTGCCGAGCCAAAAATCCAGCATAGCCAACTTGTATTGCGCTTTTTGAGCCTCCAGCGTAGCGGGCCAATCTCGAATCAGCGATGCAAAAACCGCTTGCGCACTGTCGTATTCCCCTAAGCCGATATCGGCCTTGCCAATAAAAAAGAGGGCACGGCTAGCGTGTTTTCCTTTTGGCGCAACCTCAAGGTACTGGCGGAGCAAAGGAATGGCTTCTTGAAAACGGCCTTGGGTGACCGCCTTTCGTCCCTGAAGAAAAAGATCCCCCTTACCGGCAGAACAGTCCCCGCTTATCAGGAGAAGAAAGAGTATAAGCAGGACTCCTGATATTGATTTTATCTGCATAACGCCACCTTTTTTTCTTCACCCCCTCCGCAACCGCCGCCAACGGAACCAAAAACCAAACCCGCTCAGGAGCAGCCCGCCCGCAATAACCACGTAGCGGGCAAGCACCACATCAATCTTGACCAGGGCAATCAGCACCAGCAACACGCCCATCCCAATCAGCAACCAATCCGTAGCAACAGCAATTGCATGGCTGATCTTTTGCCCGAGTTCCTGAAAAAATCCCATCAGGTCCGCTCCACCGTATAGATCAAATCTTCACCCTGCTCCTCGACAGTGACAGCACGCCCGTCACTTATGGTGATGACCCGATTCATCCGCTCAGCAATCTTCTTCTCTACAAGAAAGCTGAACTGCTGGCCGCTCGCCATCTGCTTCAGACGTAACCTTACGTCCTTATAGCCCCTTCAACAATCGCCACGATAATCCTGCAACCCTGCATGCTCCATCATTACCTCCCTCGCGTTTACTGATTCTTCTGCTCCCAAGGCCTGATCACGATAGTAGAAATCGAGTTTTTGGGCGACCCGTCAATAAATTTATCCGAATAGGTCAGATAGACCAGAGTCTTCCGTTTGGGATCATAAAAACGCACCACCTGCATTTTTTTAAACAACAGGGAGGTGGATTTACGAAACACCCGTTCTCCGTCGTCCTTGCCGTTGGCCACATCTTCAGGCAGAACAACCGGCCCGGTCTGGCGACAGGCAATGGAGGCATCCGATGTATCTTCGGCCAGCCCCACAGTTCCCTTGATGCCGCCGGTTTTGGCCCTGCTCAGATAGCAGGTAGCCCCGCTGATATCTGGATCATCAAATGCCTCAATCACGATCTTATCATTGGCCCCGATCAGCTTAAAGGTGGTGCTTACCTCGCCTATGGTCTCGGCCTGTCCTGCCGTTGTCATGACGAGCAGGGCGGTCAGCAGGCCCCCTGCCCTTCCGGTTTTTCCCATGATTCCCTTGCGCATGATTCCTCTTGTGTTCATATCACATTTTCCTCTGCTGAATTTTAACGTCCTGCTGTCATCGTCCTGCATGCATTCGATTAACCGCGCTGAGCAGGGCTTTGATTGAGGACACGATAATATCCGTATCCACGCCCGCTCCCCACCAGCCCTCCCGGCTGCCGTTCTCCCGTTTATCCATCAACTCAATATAGGTGACCGCTCTGGAGGAGGCCCCTTGGGTCAGGGAGTGTTCATCATAAGAATTCAGCGTAAAATGAAGATCAGACTGCTCGTTCAGGGCCGCACACATCGCATCAAGCGGCCCGTTACCGGTTCCCTTGAGGTTCTGTTCCTTATCGCCGATGACAATAAGAGCTTCAATTGCAGCTGAGGATTTTTCCTCCTGCTGATCAATATGGCGCTTGACCACATTGAACTCCTTGAGCCTATAATAACCATCCTCCCGCAGATATTCCCGCTCAAAAACATCGTACACTGCCTTGTTGGATAATTCATCCCCTACCTTTTCCGACTCTGCCTGCACCACCCGTCCGAAACCGGGCTGCATCGCCTTGGGCAGTTTATAGCCGAACTGCCGATCCATGATATAGGATACTCCGCCCTTGCCGGACTGGCTGTTGATACAGATGATGGATTCATAGGTACGGCCCACATCTTCGGGGTCAATGGGCAGATAGGGCACAGCCCAGATGCCGGATGCATCCTCGCTCACCGCATCCATGCCCTTGCTGATGGCATCCTGATGAGAACCAGAAAAAGCCGTGTAGACCAAATCGCCCACATAGGGATGACGGGGATGAACAGGCAGGTTGGTACAGCGTTTATACACATTAACCACCCGGTTGATATTGGAAAAATCCAAATTCGGATTAACGCCCTGACTGAACATATTCAGGGCCAGGGTAATAATATCCACATTGCCAGTGCGCTCGCCATTACCAAACAGGGTGCCTTCCACCCGATCAGCCCCGGCCATCAGGGCCAGCTCAGTGGCTGCCACCGCACTGCCCCGGTCATTATGGGCATGGAGACTGATCAGAGCACAGTCGCGATCCTTCATATGACGACTGAACCACTCAATCTGGTCGGCATAGATATTGGCTGTAGCCATTTCCACGGTTGCTGGCAGATTGACCACCACTGGTCGTTCCGGGGTCGGTTCCCAAACGGCCATAACCTCCTCGCAGATCTCCAAGGCATAATCAAGCTCTGTGCCGGTAAAGCTCTCCGGTGAATACTCATAGCGGATATCACCGTCAAACCGGGCCGCCTCTTCACGAATGATCTGCGCTCCCTGCACCCCGAGTTGGATAATTTCCTTTTTGTCCATCCTGAAGACCACCTGCCGCTGTAAGGTAGAGGTGGAGTTATAGAGATGAACAATCCCCTTGCGCACGCCCTCTAAGGCTGCAAAACTTTTGCGGATCAGATGTTCACGGGCCTGGGTCAGCACCTGCACCGTCACATCTTCCGGGATCAGGTTTTCTTCAATCAGCAGGCGGAGAAAATCAAATTCCACCTTGGAGGCCGCTGGAAAGCCGACCTCAATTTCCTTAAAGCCGATATCAACAAGCAGTTGAAACATCTCCAGCTTCTGCTCCAGATTCATGGGCTGACTCAGGGCCTGATTGCCATCACGAAGATCAACAGAGCACCAGAGCGGTGCTTGGGTGATGGTCTTATCGGGCCAGGTGCGATCCTTCAACGGCACCGTCGGGTAAGGACGATATTTCTTCAATTTATCAGCCTGCATGGTCTTATCCCCTCATACACGTTAAGATCCCGGATACATCGTTCCACCCCGCAAGGTTACAGGGGCTGTTCCGGGAAAAAACAAAAAAAAAGCCACGGTTCATACGCTGAACCGTGGCTGCTGGATCAATCTTGTTCCTGATACTCAGAACAAACCTCGCCCTTCTGCCACAGTCGCGCTGTGCAGCCCCAAGAACCCCTGTAGGCCCAGAAGGAAAAGAAGATTGCGAAAGAGTTCTGCTAAGATCATTATATTTATATATACTGATTGAGTTGTTGTTCAGGTTTTCTCCATCTTAAATCGAGCGGCCTATTTGTCAAGAGGTAATTCAACT includes:
- a CDS encoding asparagine synthase-related protein, producing MGAIFGFSGQSDENGKNSRAMAAALSHRGVSSAHIHTSSRATAAWLPSRTGHGGIIEDNGLIIALAGRLFGDKNKTTMTELLQSYRCQGRAFVKDLRGTYVLAVLDGEHIHLARDGAGARTVYYALHNGRFIFAVEPKGILAWPDFPRRLRPAAVAQYLSFSFVPGSETMLENLWELLPGHTVTFAHGRAESPRCFFAFEEQEKEEKDEREWIREFHTLHQRAVADRLPKSGTAGLFLSGGLDSSVVGSEVMRQIDRPLPSWSVHFGEQYPNELEFSQAVAERIGSDHREILIQPKDFLPQLSDIIYHLDEPIGDPVTMPNYMLSAIAAKEVDYVFNGEGGDPVFGGPKNIPMLIQHWYGGIERGPLFREQAYLASYCRAYDDLEDLLTPEWRNQYSSHDALEGLLTPFFQARQPENFLDKLCAINIRLKGAHLILPKVERMTGAHSLTPLSPLFDERLIELSFRMPSTLKLRQGVEKVIMKLAYKDMLPETIITRPKSGMRVPVHFWFRKDLRRYARKILSRREVKRAGIFNPDRVEELLNYDTEHGQPRHGLKLWMLITFELWRRMVGNEEW
- a CDS encoding tetratricopeptide repeat protein; the protein is MQIKSISGVLLILFLLLISGDCSAGKGDLFLQGRKAVTQGRFQEAIPLLRQYLEVAPKGKHASRALFFIGKADIGLGEYDSAQAVFASLIRDWPATLEAQKAQYKLAMLDFWLGNVGNAQKRLAAMTSHPDSPLVPEAAAMLRYLEK
- a CDS encoding CreA family protein, with amino-acid sequence MNTRGIMRKGIMGKTGRAGGLLTALLVMTTAGQAETIGEVSTTFKLIGANDKIVIEAFDDPDISGATCYLSRAKTGGIKGTVGLAEDTSDASIACRQTGPVVLPEDVANGKDDGERVFRKSTSLLFKKMQVVRFYDPKRKTLVYLTYSDKFIDGSPKNSISTIVIRPWEQKNQ
- the leuA gene encoding 2-isopropylmalate synthase, with the translated sequence MQADKLKKYRPYPTVPLKDRTWPDKTITQAPLWCSVDLRDGNQALSQPMNLEQKLEMFQLLVDIGFKEIEVGFPAASKVEFDFLRLLIEENLIPEDVTVQVLTQAREHLIRKSFAALEGVRKGIVHLYNSTSTLQRQVVFRMDKKEIIQLGVQGAQIIREEAARFDGDIRYEYSPESFTGTELDYALEICEEVMAVWEPTPERPVVVNLPATVEMATANIYADQIEWFSRHMKDRDCALISLHAHNDRGSAVAATELALMAGADRVEGTLFGNGERTGNVDIITLALNMFSQGVNPNLDFSNINRVVNVYKRCTNLPVHPRHPYVGDLVYTAFSGSHQDAISKGMDAVSEDASGIWAVPYLPIDPEDVGRTYESIICINSQSGKGGVSYIMDRQFGYKLPKAMQPGFGRVVQAESEKVGDELSNKAVYDVFEREYLREDGYYRLKEFNVVKRHIDQQEEKSSAAIEALIVIGDKEQNLKGTGNGPLDAMCAALNEQSDLHFTLNSYDEHSLTQGASSRAVTYIELMDKRENGSREGWWGAGVDTDIIVSSIKALLSAVNRMHAGR